In Phaeobacter porticola, one DNA window encodes the following:
- the acpS gene encoding holo-ACP synthase, with protein MILGIGTDLANIERIQGTLDRFGDRFKNRVFTDIEQRKAERRLDVAGTYAKRWAAKEACSKALGTGLRMGIAWKDMAVSNLRTGQPVMHVTGWAADRLAKMTPEGHEAIIHVTLTDDHPWAQAFVVIEARPIAREPLATPGDA; from the coding sequence ATGATCCTGGGCATCGGCACCGACTTGGCAAATATTGAGCGTATCCAAGGCACTCTGGACCGGTTTGGCGACCGGTTCAAAAATCGCGTTTTCACCGATATTGAGCAACGCAAGGCAGAGCGGCGGCTAGACGTTGCGGGCACTTATGCCAAACGCTGGGCCGCTAAAGAGGCTTGCTCAAAGGCGCTGGGCACCGGGCTGCGTATGGGAATCGCATGGAAAGACATGGCGGTGTCAAACCTACGGACAGGTCAGCCAGTCATGCATGTAACCGGATGGGCGGCCGACCGGCTTGCCAAGATGACGCCAGAAGGTCACGAGGCCATTATCCATGTGACATTGACGGACGATCACCCTTGGGCACAGGCCTTCGTCGTGATTGAGGCGCGTCCAATCGCCCGTGAACCGCTTGCGACGCCGGGCGATGCTTGA
- the lepB gene encoding signal peptidase I, with translation MTAKATVGSSILETVKTIVYALLIAGVFRTLFFQPFWIPSGSMKETLLIGDFLFVNKMAYGYSSASCPSLKFPSVGIDIDSSDICGFLDGENSRIWAGEPERGDVVVFRHPVNQNDFIKRLIGLPGDKIQVKDGVLHVNGTAVAMQDAGEFEELMAPQGPAGSYPLCENAPVGEGATCTKSRQIETLPGGSEHVVLNIGNQGMDHTGVYQVPAGHYFFMGDNRDNSSDSRLPQSAGGVGYVPYENLIGRADRIVFSSAGRSMLFFWTWRGDRFFKGIE, from the coding sequence ATGACGGCCAAAGCAACAGTCGGAAGTTCGATCCTTGAGACGGTCAAGACCATCGTCTACGCCCTGCTGATCGCGGGTGTGTTCCGCACGCTGTTCTTTCAGCCGTTCTGGATTCCTTCCGGCTCTATGAAGGAAACTTTGCTGATTGGCGACTTTCTGTTCGTGAACAAGATGGCCTATGGCTATTCCTCCGCTTCCTGTCCCAGCCTGAAATTCCCGAGCGTCGGCATCGACATCGACAGCAGTGATATCTGTGGCTTCCTTGATGGTGAAAATTCTCGTATTTGGGCCGGTGAGCCCGAGCGCGGAGATGTCGTGGTCTTCCGTCATCCGGTCAATCAGAACGATTTCATCAAGCGGCTGATCGGTCTGCCGGGCGATAAGATCCAGGTGAAAGATGGCGTGCTGCACGTCAACGGTACCGCTGTTGCCATGCAGGATGCCGGTGAATTTGAAGAGCTGATGGCACCTCAAGGCCCTGCCGGGTCCTATCCGCTGTGTGAAAACGCACCAGTGGGTGAAGGCGCTACCTGCACAAAATCGCGTCAGATTGAAACCCTGCCCGGCGGGAGTGAGCATGTTGTGCTGAATATCGGCAATCAGGGCATGGATCATACTGGCGTCTATCAGGTGCCTGCAGGGCATTACTTCTTTATGGGGGACAATCGTGACAATTCCTCTGACAGCCGTTTGCCGCAGTCGGCCGGAGGCGTCGGTTACGTCCCTTACGAAAACCTTATTGGCCGTGCTGACCGGATCGTGTTTTCCTCTGCTGGCCGGTCCATGCTGTTCTTCTGGACTTGGCGCGGGGACCGTTTCTTTAAGGGGATCGAGTGA
- the rnc gene encoding ribonuclease III: MKLSKDMCAFAARIGYTFIEPALLVRALTHASVSSPNRQDNQRLEFLGDRVLGLVMATALLDTDKTATEGQLAPRFNALVRKETCADVAREIGLGDVLKLGRSETMSGGRRKQALLGDAMEAVIAAVYKDGGFEAAQQLILRLWGSRIGRVEADARDAKTTLQEFAQARGEQPPAYVLVERKGPDHQPEFTISVQLQDGTEGRATAGSKRQAEQAAAKYLLARLEQEK, translated from the coding sequence GTGAAACTCTCTAAGGATATGTGCGCTTTTGCGGCGCGGATCGGCTATACTTTCATTGAGCCTGCACTTCTCGTGCGGGCTTTGACTCATGCTTCTGTGTCGTCACCGAACCGTCAGGACAATCAGAGGCTTGAGTTTTTGGGCGACCGGGTGCTTGGCTTGGTGATGGCCACTGCACTGCTGGACACGGATAAGACTGCGACCGAGGGCCAGTTGGCGCCGCGGTTCAACGCTTTGGTGCGCAAGGAAACCTGCGCTGATGTTGCCCGCGAAATTGGGTTGGGTGATGTGCTGAAATTGGGCCGTTCGGAAACAATGTCAGGCGGGCGCCGCAAGCAGGCCCTGCTGGGGGATGCAATGGAAGCAGTGATCGCGGCTGTCTACAAAGATGGTGGATTTGAGGCCGCACAGCAGCTGATCCTGCGTCTTTGGGGTAGCCGTATTGGCCGTGTCGAGGCAGACGCCCGTGACGCCAAGACCACGCTACAAGAATTTGCCCAGGCGCGCGGCGAACAGCCCCCCGCCTATGTGCTGGTTGAGCGCAAAGGCCCAGACCATCAACCTGAATTTACGATTTCCGTGCAGCTGCAAGACGGCACCGAAGGCCGCGCTACTGCCGGATCAAAACGTCAGGCCGAACAGGCCGCAGCCAAATACTTGTTGGCTCGATTGGAGCAAGAAAAATGA
- the era gene encoding GTPase Era, producing the protein MTTRAGFVALIGEPNAGKSTLLNRMVGAKVSIVTHKVQTTRARIRGVAMEGESQIVFVDTPGLFQPRRRLDRAMVAAAWGGAADADVVVLMIEAHRGITEGVERILEGLENIGEGRKIALAINKIDRVQSEVLLGLTKDLNERYAFADTFMISAEKGHGVDHLRGWLAEQLPEGPWLYPEDQIADLPMRMIAAEMTREKLTLRLHQELPYQLTVETENWEERKDGSAKIDQLIYVMRDGHKGIVLGKRGETIKAVSQAARAELEEFLDRKVHLFLQVKVRPNWLEESERYSEMGLDFKDGN; encoded by the coding sequence ATGACCACACGCGCCGGCTTTGTTGCCCTGATCGGTGAACCCAATGCGGGTAAATCCACGCTTCTCAACCGTATGGTTGGGGCCAAGGTGTCAATTGTAACCCACAAGGTGCAGACCACCCGCGCCCGCATCCGTGGCGTGGCCATGGAGGGCGAGAGCCAGATTGTTTTTGTAGACACACCTGGCCTGTTCCAGCCGCGCCGCCGTCTGGATCGCGCGATGGTCGCAGCTGCCTGGGGGGGCGCTGCGGATGCCGACGTGGTCGTGCTGATGATTGAGGCACACCGCGGTATTACCGAAGGTGTCGAACGCATCTTGGAAGGTCTTGAGAATATCGGCGAGGGCCGAAAAATCGCCTTGGCGATCAACAAGATAGACCGGGTTCAGTCCGAGGTCTTGCTGGGTTTGACCAAAGATTTGAACGAACGCTACGCGTTTGCCGATACCTTTATGATTTCCGCAGAAAAGGGCCATGGTGTCGACCATCTGCGCGGCTGGTTGGCAGAGCAGCTGCCAGAGGGGCCGTGGCTTTATCCAGAAGATCAGATCGCTGATCTTCCAATGCGCATGATTGCGGCAGAGATGACCCGTGAAAAACTGACCCTGCGCCTGCATCAGGAATTGCCGTATCAGCTGACGGTGGAAACCGAAAACTGGGAAGAGCGTAAAGACGGCTCGGCCAAGATCGACCAGCTGATCTATGTGATGCGTGACGGTCATAAAGGGATCGTGCTCGGCAAACGGGGGGAGACCATCAAGGCGGTCAGCCAGGCTGCCCGGGCTGAGCTGGAGGAGTTCCTCGATCGCAAAGTGCATCTATTCCTGCAGGTGAAAGTGCGCCCGAACTGGCTGGAAGAATCCGAACGCTATTCTGAGATGGGTCTCGACTTCAAGGACGGGAACTGA
- a CDS encoding DUF1491 family protein, giving the protein MARLTASFWVQAYLTRLRLADIPAFVTSHGDDTAGAVLVKLNTLDRQAEALHRSYDLMSGARSWITLAKGDENDVDAAIAKQRGFDPDLWVIEVEDRHGRHLLDEPGLD; this is encoded by the coding sequence ATGGCGCGTCTTACGGCGAGCTTTTGGGTGCAGGCTTACCTCACCCGTCTGCGGCTTGCCGATATTCCGGCCTTTGTCACCTCGCATGGTGACGATACGGCCGGTGCCGTTCTGGTCAAGCTGAACACATTGGACCGCCAGGCCGAAGCGCTGCATCGCTCGTACGATTTGATGAGCGGCGCGCGTAGTTGGATCACATTGGCTAAGGGCGATGAAAACGACGTGGACGCGGCTATCGCCAAGCAACGCGGTTTTGACCCGGATCTCTGGGTGATTGAGGTCGAAGACCGCCACGGGCGGCATTTGCTGGATGAACCGGGCCTGGATTGA
- the recO gene encoding DNA repair protein RecO, whose protein sequence is MEWRDEGILLTMRRHGESSAIVDVFTVDHGRHAGVVRGGAGRRMAPVLQPGAQLDVTWRARLEDHLGSYHAELIRSRAAAALSGRLALAGLNAVTALLAFCLPEREPLPDLYLRSEQLLDLLDRPDVWPLAYLRWEKALLEEMGFGLDLNRCAVTGAGTELMYVSPKSGRAVSRTGAGDWADRLLPLPPILRGHGDANTGEIVTALSTTGFFLESRLAPSLGDRPLPEARGRLIDVLSR, encoded by the coding sequence ATGGAGTGGCGCGACGAGGGCATATTGCTGACAATGCGCCGCCATGGTGAGAGTTCAGCAATCGTGGATGTATTCACCGTGGACCACGGGCGCCACGCCGGAGTTGTCCGTGGTGGTGCCGGTCGCAGAATGGCACCTGTGTTGCAACCGGGTGCCCAGTTGGATGTGACCTGGCGCGCGCGCCTAGAGGATCATCTGGGCAGCTATCACGCTGAACTTATACGAAGCCGTGCGGCGGCTGCCCTCTCTGGTCGTCTTGCGCTGGCAGGACTGAACGCGGTGACGGCGCTTTTGGCGTTTTGCCTGCCTGAACGCGAACCGCTTCCGGACCTTTATCTGCGTAGTGAACAGCTTTTGGATTTGTTAGACCGTCCTGATGTTTGGCCCTTGGCCTATCTACGTTGGGAGAAGGCGCTGCTGGAGGAGATGGGCTTTGGTCTCGATCTCAACCGATGCGCGGTAACAGGCGCGGGCACTGAATTGATGTATGTTTCCCCCAAGAGCGGACGGGCAGTGTCCCGCACTGGGGCGGGGGATTGGGCCGACCGCCTGTTGCCACTGCCACCAATTTTGCGCGGCCATGGCGATGCCAATACGGGGGAGATTGTGACAGCTCTCTCCACCACTGGGTTCTTCCTGGAAAGCCGTCTGGCGCCATCACTTGGCGACCGACCCCTGCCAGAGGCGCGAGGGCGGTTAATCGACGTGCTCAGTCGGTAG
- a CDS encoding META domain-containing protein gives MKLIYAPLLAFASLLSLVGCFGDETLRAYGGRGTTWQLREIDKTPVAALTTLEFPKPGVITGQLPCNQMTGQLMTPYPWFEIAALATTRMVCPTLREETDVLTALQQMDLVEIKGSVLLLTNDAGREMLFTATD, from the coding sequence ATGAAACTGATCTATGCCCCATTGCTCGCCTTTGCCTCTCTTTTGTCTCTTGTGGGGTGTTTCGGTGACGAAACGCTGCGCGCCTATGGCGGCCGCGGAACCACCTGGCAGCTGCGTGAAATCGACAAGACGCCCGTCGCTGCGCTCACAACGCTGGAATTCCCGAAGCCCGGTGTCATCACCGGTCAGCTTCCGTGCAACCAAATGACCGGCCAGCTGATGACCCCCTACCCCTGGTTCGAGATCGCGGCACTGGCAACCACACGTATGGTCTGCCCGACCTTAAGGGAAGAGACAGATGTCCTAACGGCACTGCAACAGATGGATCTCGTCGAGATCAAAGGATCCGTCCTGCTGCTCACCAATGACGCCGGTCGCGAGATGCTGTTTACGGCTACCGACTGA
- a CDS encoding acyl-CoA dehydrogenase family protein, translating to MAHDGQDPQMQPTLVPDILTLTAAALDPVSDLLETARSTVRGLVSEDGRVSGALVESHQTAAHGLAWLATYAYSLRQMHNWAERLQADGKFSETDQLLLQIGFGEYLWQIYGGIPMNQGEVLRLQDLGLSQDSQRLLMVPAVMTLCDSGNTQAARMRLVELMQEQSGSVMFGNSGLDEELEMIRDQFRRYTIEKVEPHAHDWHLNDELIPMEIIEELAEMGVFGLTIPEEFGGFGLSKASMCVVSEELSRGYIGVGSLGTRSEIAAELIIAGGTEEQKASWLPKIASAEILPTAVFTEPNTGSDLGALRTRAVKGDNGDYKITGNKTWITHAARTHVMTLLARTDPNSTDHRGLSMFLAEKTPGTDEDPFPTKGMTGGEIEVLGYRGMKEYELAFDGFHVKRENLLGGNEGKGFKQLMETFESARIQTAARAIGVAQSALDIAMQYAQDRKQFGKPLIAFPRVASKLAMMAVEIMMARQLTYFSAWEKDNGHRCDLEAGMAKLLGARVAWAAADNGLQIHGGNGFALEYKISRVLCDARILNIFEGAAEIQAQVIARRLLA from the coding sequence ATGGCTCATGATGGACAGGACCCGCAAATGCAACCGACCCTTGTTCCTGACATTCTGACGCTCACCGCAGCGGCACTGGACCCGGTGAGCGATCTTCTAGAGACCGCGCGAAGCACCGTGCGCGGTCTTGTCAGCGAGGACGGTCGAGTTTCGGGGGCGTTGGTCGAAAGCCATCAAACGGCCGCGCACGGCCTCGCCTGGCTTGCCACCTATGCCTATAGCTTACGCCAGATGCATAACTGGGCAGAACGGCTGCAGGCGGATGGCAAATTCTCCGAAACGGACCAGCTATTGCTGCAAATCGGCTTTGGCGAATACCTCTGGCAAATCTACGGCGGCATTCCGATGAACCAGGGCGAGGTTCTGCGGTTGCAGGATCTTGGCCTGTCACAGGACAGTCAGAGGTTGCTAATGGTTCCTGCTGTCATGACGCTTTGTGACAGCGGCAACACTCAGGCTGCGCGCATGCGGTTGGTAGAGCTGATGCAAGAGCAGTCCGGCTCAGTTATGTTTGGCAACTCCGGCCTTGATGAAGAGCTGGAGATGATCCGTGATCAGTTCCGTCGTTACACGATCGAAAAGGTGGAGCCTCACGCCCACGACTGGCATCTGAACGACGAGTTGATCCCGATGGAGATCATCGAAGAGCTGGCCGAAATGGGCGTCTTTGGGCTGACCATCCCTGAGGAGTTTGGCGGCTTTGGATTGTCCAAGGCCTCGATGTGCGTCGTGTCCGAAGAGCTGTCACGCGGCTATATCGGTGTTGGCAGCCTTGGCACTCGGTCAGAAATCGCAGCTGAACTGATCATAGCAGGCGGGACCGAAGAGCAAAAAGCCAGCTGGCTACCCAAGATCGCCAGCGCCGAAATCCTGCCCACAGCCGTCTTTACCGAACCAAACACAGGGTCTGATCTGGGTGCCTTGCGCACCCGCGCCGTTAAGGGTGACAATGGCGACTACAAGATCACCGGCAATAAGACCTGGATTACACATGCCGCGCGCACCCATGTAATGACGCTGCTGGCACGCACCGACCCCAACAGTACGGATCATCGGGGCTTGTCGATGTTCCTGGCAGAGAAAACACCTGGTACCGATGAAGATCCCTTCCCTACAAAAGGCATGACCGGTGGTGAAATCGAGGTTCTTGGCTATCGCGGTATGAAAGAGTACGAGCTGGCATTTGACGGGTTTCACGTGAAGCGTGAAAACCTGCTCGGCGGGAACGAGGGCAAAGGCTTCAAGCAGCTGATGGAGACCTTTGAATCCGCGCGTATCCAAACTGCTGCCCGCGCCATTGGTGTTGCGCAATCTGCATTGGATATCGCGATGCAATACGCGCAGGATCGAAAGCAATTCGGTAAGCCGCTGATCGCCTTCCCCCGCGTGGCCTCCAAACTGGCGATGATGGCGGTTGAGATCATGATGGCCCGCCAGCTCACGTATTTTTCGGCCTGGGAAAAAGACAATGGCCATCGTTGTGACCTAGAGGCTGGTATGGCGAAGCTGTTGGGCGCCCGCGTTGCCTGGGCAGCGGCCGACAACGGTTTGCAGATCCATGGCGGCAACGGTTTTGCGCTAGAGTACAAGATCAGCCGGGTGCTGTGTGATGCACGGATCCTCAATATTTTTGAAGGTGCCGCCGAGATTCAGGCACAGGTCATCGCACGCAGGCTACTGGCCTGA
- a CDS encoding sulfite exporter TauE/SafE family protein, giving the protein MSVSSYLVAALPPGLNIEILAFALGISVLAGTVKGMVGFAMPMILVSGLSMFLSPEIALAGLILPTVVTNGMQALRQGTAAAWQSIKRFRIFLLVGLVFLLASAQLVRVLPQGIMLLVIGVLVTIFALMQLMGRSIPMTRTNSQTEAVVAAVAGFIGGLSGIWGPPTVAYLTALGTEKHEQMRVQGVIYGLGAMALLLAHIGSGVMRAETAPFSLMLVPPAIVGMWIGGLLQDRINQATFRRATLVVLLLAGANLLRRGLMY; this is encoded by the coding sequence ATGTCAGTGTCTTCTTACCTTGTCGCCGCTCTCCCACCGGGTCTAAATATCGAAATATTGGCGTTTGCGCTGGGAATTTCGGTATTGGCTGGCACGGTGAAGGGCATGGTCGGATTTGCCATGCCAATGATCCTAGTTTCCGGGCTGAGCATGTTCCTGTCACCGGAAATTGCGCTCGCGGGGCTGATTTTGCCGACAGTGGTGACAAATGGTATGCAGGCGTTGCGCCAAGGAACTGCGGCGGCCTGGCAGTCAATCAAACGGTTTCGAATTTTCTTGCTTGTTGGGTTGGTCTTTTTATTGGCGAGCGCGCAATTGGTTAGGGTGTTACCGCAAGGCATTATGTTACTCGTGATTGGGGTGCTGGTCACGATTTTTGCGCTGATGCAGTTGATGGGACGCAGCATTCCCATGACCCGTACCAATTCACAAACCGAGGCGGTCGTCGCGGCAGTCGCGGGCTTTATTGGCGGGTTGTCAGGTATCTGGGGGCCGCCGACCGTGGCCTATCTGACAGCCCTTGGCACCGAAAAACACGAACAGATGCGAGTGCAAGGTGTGATCTATGGGCTCGGTGCTATGGCCTTGCTATTGGCGCATATCGGGTCCGGCGTGATGCGTGCTGAGACTGCGCCGTTCTCACTCATGCTGGTGCCGCCTGCTATCGTCGGCATGTGGATCGGGGGGCTGTTACAGGATCGGATCAATCAGGCCACGTTTCGGCGGGCAACATTGGTTGTTTTGCTGCTTGCGGGGGCCAATCTGCTCCGGCGCGGACTCATGTATTAG
- a CDS encoding cation diffusion facilitator family transporter: MVKRLSAEHLATVSIAVAILVLAGKTLAWWLTGSIALFSDAMESLVNIGGAIMAWFAVRYANRPPDAGHPFGHHKAEYFSAVVEGIMIIVAALLILNEAISALRAPAPLVWNSAGIWVNAGAMVVNLLWARVLIERGSVLGSPALVAGGRHLMSDVWTSAGVLVGLVLAMATGWSLLDPILALLVAVNILREGYLVVVSSVGGLMDQAAPQNERDEIAAIIHQTAQGALQVHGLKTRRAGQAVFIEFHMVVAGEMTVRASHAICDRIEEAIRVSLPTAQVTIHVEPEHKLEDSGIKPGQ, encoded by the coding sequence ATGGTAAAGCGATTGAGCGCAGAGCATTTGGCCACAGTCTCCATCGCTGTTGCGATACTGGTGCTCGCAGGTAAGACGCTGGCCTGGTGGCTGACCGGTTCGATTGCGCTGTTTTCTGACGCGATGGAATCGCTGGTCAATATCGGCGGCGCGATCATGGCATGGTTTGCGGTCCGCTACGCCAATCGTCCGCCTGACGCAGGACATCCCTTTGGTCATCACAAGGCGGAGTATTTCTCGGCTGTTGTGGAAGGGATCATGATCATCGTTGCGGCCTTGCTGATCCTAAATGAGGCCATTTCCGCCCTTCGCGCACCGGCACCCTTGGTTTGGAACAGTGCGGGGATTTGGGTCAATGCGGGGGCCATGGTGGTGAACCTGCTCTGGGCCCGTGTGCTGATCGAACGTGGCTCTGTGCTTGGCTCGCCAGCACTGGTTGCAGGCGGACGCCATTTGATGAGTGACGTTTGGACCTCGGCAGGCGTCCTGGTTGGCTTGGTCTTGGCAATGGCCACGGGCTGGTCATTGCTCGACCCAATCCTGGCCCTATTGGTTGCTGTTAACATCCTGCGCGAAGGGTATCTGGTGGTTGTCTCATCAGTTGGCGGGCTGATGGATCAGGCGGCGCCGCAGAATGAGCGGGACGAAATAGCTGCGATTATTCACCAGACGGCCCAAGGTGCGTTGCAGGTGCACGGTCTGAAAACCCGGCGTGCCGGGCAAGCGGTTTTCATTGAGTTTCATATGGTTGTCGCAGGTGAAATGACGGTACGGGCATCTCATGCGATCTGCGATCGTATCGAAGAAGCCATCCGCGTCTCGCTGCCAACCGCGCAGGTCACGATCCACGTGGAACCAGAACACAAGCTGGAAGACAGCGGTATCAAACCGGGGCAGTAG
- a CDS encoding phosphoenolpyruvate carboxykinase — translation MASGRVNPQFRLEDQGIEGLGNVYYNLMEPALMEAALKRDEGTLGNGGAFLVTTGKFTGRSPKDKHVVKTDSVTDTIWWENNAEMSPEGFDALYLDMLAHMQGKEYYVQDLVGGADPAHAINVRMVTELAWHGLFIRTMLRRPDREDLDDFIADFTVINCPSFQANPERHNCRSETVIAMNFDRKMILIGGTEYAGENKKSVFSLLNYLLPEKGIMPMHCSANHAKGNPVDTAVFFGLSGTGKTTLSADPDRVLIGDDEHGWADNGTFNFEGGCYAKTINLNAEAEPEIYATTSKFGTVIENMVFDPETKELDFNDDSLTANMRCAYPLHYISNASESARGGHPKNIIMLTCDAFGVLPPIARLTPAQAMYHFLSGFTSKVAGTERGVTEPEPTFSTCFGAPFMPRRPEVYGNLLRDKIAQHGATCWLVNTGWTGGAYGIGSRMPIRATRALLTAALDGSLAEAEFRKDANFGFDVPVTVPGVAEVLLDPRRTWDDQVAYDTQAAKLVQMFSDNFEQYLPYIDDDVKAAAIS, via the coding sequence ATGGCATCTGGACGGGTTAACCCGCAATTCCGCCTCGAAGATCAAGGTATCGAAGGACTGGGGAACGTCTATTACAACCTCATGGAGCCAGCCCTGATGGAGGCGGCCCTGAAGCGCGACGAAGGTACGCTTGGCAATGGCGGCGCCTTTCTGGTGACCACCGGCAAGTTCACCGGCCGTTCGCCCAAGGATAAGCACGTTGTGAAAACCGACAGCGTTACCGACACCATCTGGTGGGAAAACAATGCCGAGATGAGCCCCGAGGGGTTTGATGCGCTTTATCTTGACATGCTCGCCCATATGCAGGGCAAAGAATACTATGTGCAGGATTTGGTCGGCGGCGCGGACCCCGCACATGCAATCAACGTGCGTATGGTCACCGAACTGGCTTGGCACGGGCTGTTTATCCGCACCATGTTGCGCCGCCCTGACCGTGAAGATCTGGACGACTTTATCGCGGATTTCACTGTCATCAACTGCCCCAGCTTTCAGGCCAATCCGGAGCGCCATAACTGCCGCAGCGAGACCGTGATCGCGATGAACTTTGATCGCAAGATGATCCTGATTGGCGGCACGGAATACGCCGGTGAGAACAAGAAATCCGTCTTCTCGTTGCTGAACTACCTGCTGCCCGAAAAGGGCATCATGCCGATGCACTGCTCGGCCAACCACGCCAAGGGCAATCCGGTGGACACCGCTGTGTTCTTTGGCCTGTCGGGCACTGGCAAGACCACCCTGTCCGCAGACCCGGACCGCGTCCTGATCGGCGATGACGAACATGGCTGGGCCGACAACGGTACGTTCAATTTTGAAGGCGGTTGCTATGCCAAGACCATCAACCTGAACGCCGAGGCGGAGCCGGAAATCTACGCCACGACGTCGAAGTTCGGGACGGTGATCGAAAACATGGTGTTCGATCCGGAGACCAAGGAGCTGGACTTCAACGACGACAGTCTCACCGCGAACATGCGTTGTGCTTACCCGCTGCATTACATCTCCAATGCATCCGAGAGCGCACGCGGCGGTCACCCCAAGAATATCATCATGCTGACATGTGATGCCTTTGGGGTGCTGCCTCCGATCGCGCGGCTGACCCCAGCACAGGCGATGTATCACTTCCTGTCCGGCTTCACCTCTAAGGTGGCAGGCACCGAGCGCGGCGTGACTGAACCAGAACCTACGTTCTCCACCTGTTTTGGTGCCCCCTTCATGCCGCGTCGGCCCGAAGTTTATGGTAACCTACTGCGTGACAAGATCGCCCAGCATGGGGCCACCTGCTGGCTGGTCAACACCGGCTGGACCGGTGGTGCCTACGGTATTGGCAGTCGCATGCCGATCCGGGCCACCCGCGCGTTGTTGACAGCAGCGCTGGATGGATCGCTGGCCGAGGCGGAGTTCCGTAAAGACGCGAACTTTGGCTTTGACGTACCTGTCACTGTCCCTGGTGTTGCCGAGGTCTTGCTGGACCCGCGTCGCACATGGGACGATCAGGTGGCCTATGACACTCAAGCCGCCAAATTGGTGCAGATGTTCTCTGACAACTTTGAACAGTACTTACCCTACATTGATGATGACGTAAAAGCTGCGGCCATCAGCTGA
- a CDS encoding response regulator transcription factor — MSKIALVDDDRNILTSVSMTLEAEGFEVETYNDGQAALDAFNKKLPDMAVLDIKMPRMDGMDLLQRLRQKTQMPVIFLTSKDDEIDEVLGLRMGADDYVKKPFSQRLLVERIRALLRRQEAISGDVVATTTENKMMERGNLRMDPLRHSVSWKGQDVSLTVTEFLLLQALAQRPGFVKSRDQLMDVAYDDQVYVDDRTIDSHIKRLRKKMRSADTEFAAIETLYGIGYRYNEE; from the coding sequence ATGTCTAAGATTGCTTTAGTCGATGATGATCGGAATATCCTGACCTCGGTCTCAATGACCCTTGAGGCCGAAGGCTTTGAGGTTGAGACCTACAATGATGGGCAGGCCGCGCTGGACGCGTTCAACAAGAAACTGCCGGATATGGCAGTTCTCGACATAAAGATGCCGCGCATGGACGGCATGGATCTGTTGCAGCGGCTGCGGCAGAAAACCCAGATGCCTGTAATCTTTCTCACCTCCAAGGATGATGAGATCGATGAGGTTCTGGGCCTGCGAATGGGGGCTGATGACTACGTAAAGAAACCGTTTTCGCAACGGCTTCTGGTCGAGCGCATCCGCGCCTTGCTGCGCCGTCAAGAGGCGATCAGCGGTGATGTTGTTGCCACTACGACCGAAAACAAGATGATGGAGCGGGGCAATCTACGCATGGATCCGCTGCGCCATTCGGTCAGCTGGAAAGGGCAGGACGTGTCCCTGACGGTCACTGAATTTCTGCTTTTGCAGGCTCTGGCACAACGCCCTGGTTTCGTCAAAAGCCGCGATCAGCTGATGGATGTTGCCTATGATGATCAGGTCTACGTGGATGACCGTACCATCGACAGCCATATCAAGCGTCTGCGCAAGAAGATGCGCAGCGCGGACACCGAATTTGCGGCCATTGAGACGCTTTACGGTATCGGTTACCGTTACAATGAAGAGTAA